CCGGACTCGATGAGGTCATTAAAAAGCGCGATCTGGCAGCCATCAAACTGCATTTCGGGGAAAAAGGCAATACCGCATTCATCCGCCCCGTTTTTGTCCGGGCGATGGTCGATGCCATCCGGGCACTGGCTGCATCCCCCTTCCTGACAGACGCCAACACCCTCTACGCCGGAACCCGGAGCGATACGCCAAGCCATCTGTGCACCGCCATTCAGAACGGATTCGCCTATGCCGTAGTCGATGCCCCCATTGTCATTGCAGACGGGCTTCGGGGCAAAAGCGAGGTGGCGGTTCCAATCGACCAGAAACGCTTCAGCCAGGTATATGTGGGGACAGAGATTTTCCATGCCGACGCCATCGTCTCCATGGCCCATTTCAAGGGGCACGAGCTCTCCGGATTCGGCGGCGCCATCAAGAACATCGGCATGGGATGCGCGTCCAGAAAGGGAAAACTGGCCCAGCATTCCACGCTGTCCCCCAAAATCACCAAAAAGAAATGCATCGGATGCGGCGAATGCAGCCTGCACTGTGCGCAGCATGCCATTTCCATCATTCAGAAGAAAGCGGCCATCGATCCGGATCGCTGTGTGGGCTGTGGAGAATGTATCCTGATCTGCCCGC
This genomic window from Desulfatirhabdium butyrativorans DSM 18734 contains:
- a CDS encoding DUF362 domain-containing protein — its product is MASPVYFMDLRTKHKENLLQKLVRLAQSAGLDEVIKKRDLAAIKLHFGEKGNTAFIRPVFVRAMVDAIRALAASPFLTDANTLYAGTRSDTPSHLCTAIQNGFAYAVVDAPIVIADGLRGKSEVAVPIDQKRFSQVYVGTEIFHADAIVSMAHFKGHELSGFGGAIKNIGMGCASRKGKLAQHSTLSPKITKKKCIGCGECSLHCAQHAISIIQKKAAIDPDRCVGCGECILICPQEAIQVQWNQSVSVFLENMAEYALGTIKGKENKCLYINFITNVSPACDCYGHNDAPIVRDIGVLASRDMVAIDQASADLVNREAASPGCCLKSNTEPGEDKFLGLYPKVDWKWLLTYAESIGLGSRAYELIAI